Proteins encoded within one genomic window of Siniperca chuatsi isolate FFG_IHB_CAS linkage group LG4, ASM2008510v1, whole genome shotgun sequence:
- the tnnt2d gene encoding troponin T2d, cardiac isoform X2, whose translation MSDTEEVVEEEVQEEEDESKPKPKFMTNITAPKIPDGEKVDFDDIHRKRQEKDLSELQSLIEAHFIQRKKEEEELIALVNRIEKRRAERAEQQRVRTEREKERQARLAEEKERKEQEEHRKKQDEDFKKKKALSNMTQQYSAGQKGESRRGGKKQTEREKKKKILADRRKALNVDHLNEEKLKEKANELWQWLMGLEAEKFDLSEKLKRQKYDINQLLARVQDHQSAKGRGKGKMGGRLR comes from the exons ATGAGTCAAAGCCCAAGCCTAA GTTTATGACAAATATTACCGCCCCAAAGATCCCTGATGGCGAAAAAGTGGATTTTGAT GACATCCACAGGAAGCGTCAGGAGAAGGATCTGTCTGAGCTGCAGTCTCTGATCGAGGCTCACTTCAtccagaggaagaaagaggaggaggagctcatCGCCCTTGTTAACAGAATT GAGAAACGTCGTGCtgagagagcagagcagcaaaGGGTccgcacagagagagagaaggagaggcaggCCAGACTTGCG GAGGAAAAAGAGCggaaggagcaggaggagcaccGCAAGAAGCAGGATGAGGACTTCAAGAAGAAGAAGGCCCTCTCAAACATGACACAGCAGTACAGTGCTGGACAAAAG GGTGAGAGCAGAAGAGGAGGCAAGAAACAAactgagagggagaaaaagaagaagatccTGGCTGATCGCAGGAAGGCTCTCAATGTTGATCATCTGAATGAGGAGAAACTTAA GGAGAAGGCCAATGAGCTGTGGCAGTGGCTGATGGGGCTGGAGGCTGAGAAGTTTGATCTCAGTGAGAAACTCAAAAGACAGAAGTATGAT ATTAACCAGCTTCTCGCCCGAGTCCAGGACCACCAGAG CGCCAAAGGTCGTGGCAAGGGCAAGATGGGTGGCCGGCTGAGGTAA
- the tnnt2d gene encoding troponin T2d, cardiac isoform X1, producing MSDTEEVVEEEVQEEEVQEEATDESKPKPKFMTNITAPKIPDGEKVDFDDIHRKRQEKDLSELQSLIEAHFIQRKKEEEELIALVNRIEKRRAERAEQQRVRTEREKERQARLAEEKERKEQEEHRKKQDEDFKKKKALSNMTQQYSAGQKGESRRGGKKQTEREKKKKILADRRKALNVDHLNEEKLKEKANELWQWLMGLEAEKFDLSEKLKRQKYDINQLLARVQDHQSAKGRGKGKMGGRLR from the exons ATGAGTCAAAGCCCAAGCCTAA GTTTATGACAAATATTACCGCCCCAAAGATCCCTGATGGCGAAAAAGTGGATTTTGAT GACATCCACAGGAAGCGTCAGGAGAAGGATCTGTCTGAGCTGCAGTCTCTGATCGAGGCTCACTTCAtccagaggaagaaagaggaggaggagctcatCGCCCTTGTTAACAGAATT GAGAAACGTCGTGCtgagagagcagagcagcaaaGGGTccgcacagagagagagaaggagaggcaggCCAGACTTGCG GAGGAAAAAGAGCggaaggagcaggaggagcaccGCAAGAAGCAGGATGAGGACTTCAAGAAGAAGAAGGCCCTCTCAAACATGACACAGCAGTACAGTGCTGGACAAAAG GGTGAGAGCAGAAGAGGAGGCAAGAAACAAactgagagggagaaaaagaagaagatccTGGCTGATCGCAGGAAGGCTCTCAATGTTGATCATCTGAATGAGGAGAAACTTAA GGAGAAGGCCAATGAGCTGTGGCAGTGGCTGATGGGGCTGGAGGCTGAGAAGTTTGATCTCAGTGAGAAACTCAAAAGACAGAAGTATGAT ATTAACCAGCTTCTCGCCCGAGTCCAGGACCACCAGAG CGCCAAAGGTCGTGGCAAGGGCAAGATGGGTGGCCGGCTGAGGTAA